From Nitrososphaerales archaeon:
TGATTCCGTTAGGAGAGGTCAAGTCGTACATCGGCCAGGGGTACGAGTATGTCGCGCCGCTTCCTGACGGCGAGGCGATAGTCAGGGTGCCTTTCTAAATGAGCGACTTCTACGCTGTGCTCGGAGTTACAAAGGCTGCGTCCGGCGATGCGGTCAAGGAATCTTACAGGAAGCTGGCCCTCAGATACCATCCGGACAGAAACAGGTCACCCGAGGCAGAGGAGAGGTTCAAGGAGGTCTCCGAAGCTCATGCTGTCCTGTCGGACGATGAGAAGAGAGCCCTGTACGATGCATTGGGTCCAAAGAGGTACAACGACCCGCGGGAGGTCTACCGCTACCATCTGGAGCGCGAGGCCACCATGCGCGAAATGAGGAGCGATTACGAGGCGTACAAGTCAGCCCGACGCGACGACATCGCCAAGACGACAGGCACCCTCCTCTTCTTCCTCTTCTTGCTGAACCTCGTTCCTTCCTGGGTGCTGGGCCCCTGGTACTTCATATTCAACGGCTTTCTCCTCCTCTCCCTTGGCATCTCGGTCTACGAATGGTTCGAAGTCTGATTTGGCAGGAAGTCGCTTGGCATGACCTTCGAATCTCTGAAGAAGCGGTTTCGCGTGGCGATGGTGATGGGCGATGTTTGAATTCCTCAGGAGGTACTTCGGTACCGAGAACATTTCAGAGTGGGAGTTCAGCGACATAAAGGTGCTACTCTACCTCGGGACCCACAGGAAGGAAGACAGGCTGCCGTCTGCGGAGAAGCTCGGAAAGGAGCTCGGAATAGCCGAGGGGGTGGTTCCAGCGGCGTTTAGCAGGCTGAGGAGGCGCGGCTGCCTCTTTCCGCCACCGGAAGCGGGAACGATACGAGACCCGAGAGAAGTCGAAGTCACCTGGAGGGGAAGGAGGGCGCTCAGACCGTTCCTGAACGCGTTCGGCTATGGCGACGTTGTGATACTGACTCTCTTCGCCTTTGGCCTGGGGGGAGTGGTCGGATTACTCTATTCAGCTTACCAGCTCTACCCGTCATACTTTGTGACCGTGCTCTTGGTCGCGGCAATCATCACTGCCGTATTACTAGGATTCGCCGCACATACCGCAAGGATGGCTATGAAGAGTCGAAGAGATGAGCTCGACGTCATGCTGAGAAAGCCTGCCGCTGCGGTCGAAGAACGCCCGCCTCCTGAATGAAACGAGCCACAGCCTCAACGGTTGAGGCTTGAGCTTCAGACACTGAGCCCCGAACCTCGGCGCTTACTCCTATCTCCCATCCGTCCCCATACTACAGCGGCGATGGAAGATGCAGAAATTCGTTGACGCCAAGCCTTTGAAGAGGCTCGCTTCAGAGCTTCTCGGCAGCAACTCGATGCTGAGGCGCGTCCTACTCAGCGAAAATGATGTGATGCCCGCGACAGAGTTCGTGGCGGCGCTTCGAATCTATCTGTTCCTGCTGAGGGAGGAGTTCAAATGAACGTATCTACTTTCACGAAGTGGCAGAGGTACAAGCTCATCGCCATTCTGGCCTCTTTCACATTCCTCCTTCTCTATACTCGACGCTTCCCACTCGACCTGTTCGCAGTGTTCCCCGCGATTGGTGCCGCTATCCTGATCATGAGGACAAGGATACTGAGACACTTCGCCAAGACACCGATAAGGCAGGTCGCTTACGTCTCCCTGATAGAGCCCGTCTATCACTACTACACCGTCAATGTCGGCGAGGACGAGAACGGTCGTCCGATAATTGGAGGAGCATAATTGATGCCGGTGGACTTTTCCTCCGAGCTTTCGCTTGGAATCGTGACCCTTCTGTCGATAGCTATAGAGCGGACGAGCCGCATCTGGTTATCCTCGCTCGGGAATGCAAGGACCGAAGCAGTCGTGGCCTCCATAGCCAAGTGGTTCCCGCCTATCCTGACTTTCGCTTTTCTGACCTCATTCATGTCCAGTGCTTTCGCGATAGATGCTGTTCCCTGGTTGCTGATAGTCCCGCTCGCAGCTGCGCTGGTCCTCATCTACGTCGAAACTAGGAGCGATGGTAGACCGGCACCCGCAAGTCGGAATTTCAATGCCCCCGAAGGCGTGGTCAATGATCACGGGAAGCCAGATCCCGGACGAAACGACTCCGAGCCAGTCAATACGCTCGACGGCAGGGCACAGACCCCAAGAGGTGAACTCAGCACGTCTGCGCAACCTGTGAAGGACATGGCAACAGGAACTTCAAAGAGCGCCGACGCCCACCCACAGCAGGCAGCAGATTTCACGCCGAGAACTGCCAAACCAGACCCTTCACACGGAGCTCGAGACCAATTGGTCAACTCAGCTACGCACGAACAGTCTGCCACATCTCCCTCCCCCGGTCAGGCAGACGCTCCATCACGCGATGTCGTCTACGGCCTCACAGAGAATGCAAAGAGACTGCTGGAGTTCAAACCACCTAGCGGCAGGAGGGGCGGTGGGCCTCTGCACGTCAAGATGATGAAGGTGATGTACTACTTCTACTTGGAGAAGGGCTGGTATGTCAACGTCGACGAAGGGGACGAGAAGGAGCAGAGGCCTGACTTCGAGGTCTGGGAGCCACTTGTCCACCTGAAGAGGCTTGAGGACGGAACCGTCAGGGAGGAATGGGATACTAAGGAGTGGGACCCGAAGCCCTTCCACGTCGAGTTCGAGACGACTCCCCGCAAGTCCAAGTCCTCCGTCATCGAGAACTACGAGAAGGCGTGGAGGCTCCAGAGGTACGTAGTCTTCGTAGTGCCGAGCAAACAGGATGCCAACGACCTGAGGAAGATACTCGAGGAGATCGGGGCGTCCAAGGACACGTACGAGGTGGACGACATCTCGGACCTGCTCAGCGAGTACTCAGAACAAAGGGCGGGAGTGATAGGATATAATCAGCTTGGCTGAGTTCCACAAT
This genomic window contains:
- a CDS encoding DnaJ domain-containing protein translates to MSDFYAVLGVTKAASGDAVKESYRKLALRYHPDRNRSPEAEERFKEVSEAHAVLSDDEKRALYDALGPKRYNDPREVYRYHLEREATMREMRSDYEAYKSARRDDIAKTTGTLLFFLFLLNLVPSWVLGPWYFIFNGFLLLSLGISVYEWFEV